In a genomic window of Leifsonia xyli subsp. cynodontis DSM 46306:
- a CDS encoding alkaline phosphatase family protein encodes MPPMLPAAFTTTASLATVLPSSLAALRGERNALGLPRLEHIVVVLVDGLGAAALRARSGHARTLAAGLGKATTIDSGFPTTTAAALTTLTTGTTPGEHGMVGYRVRDGAGRLTNQLHGWDDRMDPAVWQRSRTVFERAAGEGIGGWAIGLPGYAASGFTAAVLRGAAFVGGRTMADRFEAASAILDRPGPGLTYLYVAELDQVAHARGWESPEWTAQLETLDSLVSAFARRLGPGQGMLLTADHGIVDVPVSGHVLYDTAPELLAGVAQVAGEPRMLHLYLAPGADPAAVAARWREAEAGRSWVATRAEAIEAGWFGPVVHPEVELRIGEVLVAARKRIAYYDSRDSARTGRSMIGQHGSLTAEETRVPLLRFGAAG; translated from the coding sequence ATGCCCCCCATGCTACCGGCCGCGTTCACCACGACCGCGAGCCTCGCCACTGTTCTGCCGAGTTCCCTCGCGGCCCTGCGCGGCGAGCGGAACGCCCTCGGCCTTCCGCGGCTGGAGCATATCGTGGTGGTCCTGGTGGACGGGCTCGGCGCCGCGGCGCTCCGGGCCCGGTCCGGCCACGCCCGCACCCTCGCCGCCGGTCTCGGCAAGGCGACCACCATCGACTCCGGTTTCCCGACGACGACGGCGGCCGCGCTCACGACGCTGACGACGGGGACGACGCCGGGGGAGCACGGGATGGTCGGCTACCGCGTCCGCGACGGCGCGGGCCGGCTGACCAACCAGCTGCACGGCTGGGACGACCGGATGGACCCGGCGGTCTGGCAGCGTTCGCGCACGGTCTTCGAGCGTGCGGCCGGCGAGGGGATCGGCGGATGGGCGATCGGGCTCCCCGGCTACGCCGCGTCGGGTTTCACCGCGGCCGTCCTGCGCGGCGCCGCGTTCGTCGGCGGCCGGACGATGGCCGACCGGTTCGAGGCGGCCTCCGCCATCCTGGACCGCCCGGGGCCGGGCCTGACCTATCTCTATGTCGCCGAACTCGATCAGGTCGCGCACGCGCGCGGCTGGGAGTCACCGGAGTGGACAGCGCAGCTGGAGACGCTGGACTCGCTCGTGAGCGCCTTCGCGCGGCGGCTCGGGCCGGGACAGGGGATGCTGCTGACGGCCGATCATGGCATCGTCGACGTCCCCGTGAGCGGGCATGTGCTCTACGACACCGCGCCCGAGCTGCTCGCGGGTGTCGCCCAGGTGGCGGGGGAGCCGCGGATGCTGCACCTTTACCTCGCGCCCGGCGCCGACCCTGCCGCCGTCGCCGCGCGCTGGCGCGAGGCCGAAGCCGGCCGCTCGTGGGTCGCCACGCGCGCCGAGGCGATCGAGGCCGGCTGGTTCGGACCGGTCGTGCATCCCGAGGTGGAGCTGCGGATCGGGGAGGTTCTGGTCGCCGCCCGCAAAAGGATCGCGTATTACGACTCCCGCGACTCCGCGAGGACGGGCCGCAGCATGATCGGCCAGCACGGCTCGCTCACCGCTGAGGAGACCCGGGTGCCGCTGCTGCGCTTCGGAGCGGCGGGGTAG
- the sepH gene encoding septation protein SepH, which yields MQDLKVIGVENGAIVAVGDDGERFRITVDDTLQSKIRQVRQRTSAESPKLSPREVQAHIRAGLSAEEVAAVTGAPLDYVQRFEGPIVAEREHIVANALSVPVRTSAEVDPLGDQDTFGSVIRERLAALGVVGERWAGWKDSETGWIVKLEFTADQIDHDARWTYDARKHSLAPLNSEATTLSQAGELRTGALIPRLRAVLPDEGEPDTSRFDSGAFAFPASGVDPLSPEVVTPTEALDAPHTGRASNAIAVSAIKRADEAPRDLHQTADLLEALRRRRGEREGASYDDPPEPQPSLLDDPILGPAPLRIAEETVALTDGTGDRPSAETAETPESQTGPVGRKKGRAAMPSWDEIVFGARTDDDLA from the coding sequence ATGCAGGATTTGAAGGTCATCGGGGTCGAGAACGGTGCGATCGTCGCCGTCGGCGACGACGGTGAGCGGTTCCGCATCACCGTCGACGACACCCTGCAATCCAAGATCCGCCAGGTGCGCCAGCGGACGTCTGCGGAATCGCCGAAACTCTCCCCCCGCGAAGTGCAGGCGCACATCCGCGCGGGACTGTCCGCGGAGGAGGTCGCCGCCGTCACCGGTGCGCCGCTCGACTACGTGCAGCGCTTCGAGGGGCCCATCGTCGCCGAGCGCGAGCACATCGTGGCGAACGCCCTCAGCGTCCCCGTCCGCACCTCGGCGGAGGTGGACCCGCTCGGCGACCAGGACACCTTCGGCTCCGTCATCCGCGAGCGCCTGGCCGCCCTCGGGGTCGTGGGCGAACGCTGGGCAGGCTGGAAGGACTCCGAGACGGGCTGGATCGTGAAGCTCGAGTTCACCGCGGACCAGATCGACCACGACGCCCGCTGGACCTACGACGCCCGGAAGCACTCTCTCGCTCCGCTGAACTCCGAGGCGACCACGCTGTCCCAGGCCGGCGAGCTGCGCACCGGGGCGCTCATCCCCCGTCTGCGCGCCGTGCTCCCGGACGAGGGCGAACCGGACACCTCCCGCTTCGACAGCGGGGCCTTCGCGTTCCCCGCGTCCGGCGTCGACCCCCTGAGCCCGGAGGTCGTCACGCCCACCGAGGCGCTCGACGCCCCGCACACCGGGCGCGCCAGCAACGCGATCGCCGTCTCGGCCATCAAACGCGCCGACGAGGCTCCGCGCGACCTCCACCAGACGGCGGACCTCCTGGAAGCCCTCCGCCGTCGCCGCGGCGAGCGCGAGGGAGCCAGCTACGACGACCCGCCCGAGCCGCAGCCATCGCTCCTGGACGATCCGATCCTCGGCCCGGCCCCGCTCCGCATCGCGGAGGAGACCGTCGCGCTGACGGACGGCACAGGGGATCGTCCGTCAGCCGAGACCGCGGAGACGCCCGAGTCGCAGACCGGGCCGGTCGGACGGAAGAAGGGGCGCGCCGCGATGCCGAGCTGGGACGAGATCGTCTTCGGCGCGCGGACAGACGACGACCTGGCCTGA
- a CDS encoding DUF4193 domain-containing protein yields MATDYDAPRKTEDDSESIEALKERVPDKMSGVVDVEDADNPGGYELPGADLSDLDLDVVVLPPQADEFTCVSCFLVKHRSQIDHETKLGPMCVECAA; encoded by the coding sequence ATGGCAACGGATTACGACGCACCGCGGAAGACCGAGGACGACTCTGAGTCGATCGAGGCTCTCAAGGAGCGAGTTCCGGACAAGATGTCCGGAGTCGTCGACGTCGAGGACGCGGACAACCCGGGCGGATACGAACTCCCCGGTGCGGACCTGTCGGATCTCGACCTGGACGTCGTAGTTCTGCCTCCTCAGGCCGACGAGTTCACCTGCGTGAGCTGCTTCCTGGTGAAACACCGTTCGCAGATCGATCACGAAACCAAGCTCGGGCCGATGTGCGTGGAGTGCGCCGCCTGA
- a CDS encoding DUF3093 domain-containing protein, protein MDLYRERLWATPWLFVSTLLVVPAVMLVFAPIDLTIGVVLALAFYAAIVAALLLSAPTIRVTETELVAGRARLPLEFAGAPEAFAGEQATLERGRRLDARAWLLIRGWIKPVVKVPLLDADDPTPYWLLSTRNPDRLVQVLEEARQEP, encoded by the coding sequence ATGGACCTGTATCGAGAACGGCTCTGGGCGACCCCCTGGCTCTTCGTCTCCACCCTGCTGGTCGTCCCCGCGGTGATGCTCGTCTTCGCCCCGATCGACCTCACCATCGGCGTCGTGCTCGCCCTCGCCTTCTACGCGGCCATCGTCGCCGCGCTGCTGCTTTCCGCCCCGACTATCCGGGTCACGGAGACCGAGCTGGTCGCTGGGCGCGCCCGCCTTCCACTGGAATTCGCCGGCGCCCCCGAAGCGTTCGCCGGCGAGCAGGCGACGCTGGAGCGCGGGCGGCGGCTCGACGCGCGAGCCTGGCTGCTCATCCGCGGGTGGATCAAGCCGGTCGTGAAGGTGCCGCTGCTGGACGCGGACGACCCGACGCCCTACTGGCTCCTCTCGACAAGAAACCCGGACCGGCTGGTCCAGGTTCTCGAAGAGGCCCGCCAGGAGCCCTAG
- the dut gene encoding dUTP diphosphatase, which yields MTDTVDIPIIAERLPVYAHPGDAGADLCAAEAVTLEPGERHTVATGVAIALPEGYAAFVVPRSGLAMRHGLTIVNAPGTVDAGYRGEIRVTVLNTDRSMPYDIAVGDRIAQLIVMPVTRAVFVPVDTLPDSHRGTAGFGSSGYTVTQAGEHA from the coding sequence GTGACCGATACCGTCGACATTCCGATCATCGCGGAGCGCCTCCCCGTCTACGCCCACCCCGGCGACGCCGGCGCCGACCTGTGCGCCGCGGAGGCGGTCACGCTGGAGCCCGGCGAACGGCACACCGTGGCGACAGGGGTCGCGATCGCCCTGCCGGAAGGCTACGCCGCGTTCGTCGTCCCGCGAAGCGGGCTGGCCATGCGGCACGGCCTCACGATCGTCAACGCGCCGGGAACGGTGGACGCGGGATACCGCGGCGAGATCAGGGTGACCGTTCTGAACACCGACAGGTCGATGCCGTACGATATCGCCGTCGGAGACCGGATCGCCCAGCTGATCGTCATGCCGGTCACCCGAGCCGTCTTCGTCCCCGTCGACACTCTGCCGGACAGCCATCGCGGCACAGCCGGCTTCGGCTCGTCCGGCTACACCGTGACCCAGGCAGGAGAACACGCTTGA
- a CDS encoding DUF3710 domain-containing protein, translating to MTDSSDTPGEPATPDEAEKSAPADRATEGPLDESEANPVRPYVDLGGVKILPREGLHLRLEVEEESQRVVAVGLDYANSTLQVQPFAAPRSTGLWHEIREQITDQVQRQGGRVSERQGVFGPEIVAEIPVAAPQGARGETRVARFVGVDGPRWFLRGVIAGDAAVKPEAAALVEDLFRSIVVVRGATPMPPRDLIPLRMPAAPTGPADNGYTTL from the coding sequence TTGACCGACAGCAGCGACACCCCCGGCGAGCCGGCGACGCCCGACGAAGCGGAGAAGTCCGCCCCCGCGGACCGCGCGACCGAGGGGCCGCTCGATGAGAGCGAAGCCAATCCGGTCCGCCCCTATGTCGACCTGGGCGGGGTGAAGATCCTGCCGCGGGAGGGTTTGCACCTCCGGTTGGAGGTCGAAGAGGAATCGCAGCGCGTCGTCGCGGTCGGCCTCGACTACGCGAACTCGACGTTGCAAGTGCAGCCGTTCGCGGCACCCCGTTCGACCGGTCTGTGGCATGAGATCCGGGAGCAGATCACCGATCAGGTGCAGCGCCAGGGCGGTCGCGTGAGCGAGCGTCAGGGCGTGTTCGGGCCGGAGATCGTCGCGGAGATCCCCGTCGCCGCCCCGCAGGGCGCCCGGGGAGAGACCCGGGTCGCGCGCTTCGTCGGCGTGGACGGGCCCCGCTGGTTCCTCCGCGGCGTGATCGCGGGCGACGCGGCCGTGAAACCGGAGGCGGCCGCGCTCGTCGAAGACCTCTTCCGCAGTATCGTCGTCGTCCGCGGCGCGACGCCGATGCCTCCCCGCGATCTGATCCCGCTGCGCATGCCGGCGGCGCCCACCGGCCCCGCGGACAACGGCTACACCACCCTCTGA
- a CDS encoding DUF3159 domain-containing protein, with product MTEHQDAQPEKDADTPEAADPAVVSLGESLARAARKSGLGELADAQTPTGTALLAALGGVRGLLETVLPGLVFLVLFTFTASVPLSIGFSVAVAVAFTIVRIAGKTPVTQAMAGLIGVGVSAVLALITGRGEDNFILGIWTNAAYAAALLISIVVRWPLIGLAAGYLMGDGLAWRSVKSRFRVMQALTFLWFLLFAARLLVQVPLYLAHTDAATSALGLAKLLMGVPLYAPLLLVTWFVVKGQFPREAARPA from the coding sequence ATGACCGAGCATCAGGACGCCCAGCCGGAGAAGGACGCCGACACGCCTGAGGCCGCCGACCCGGCCGTCGTGAGCCTCGGCGAGTCCCTCGCGCGCGCCGCCCGGAAGTCGGGGCTCGGCGAGCTGGCGGACGCCCAGACGCCGACCGGGACCGCGCTGCTGGCCGCGCTGGGCGGGGTGCGCGGACTGCTCGAGACGGTCCTGCCGGGGCTGGTGTTCCTCGTCCTGTTCACCTTCACCGCCAGCGTCCCGCTCTCGATCGGCTTCTCGGTCGCCGTCGCGGTGGCGTTCACGATCGTCCGGATCGCCGGCAAGACGCCGGTGACACAGGCGATGGCCGGGTTGATCGGCGTCGGGGTGTCCGCCGTCCTGGCGCTCATCACCGGTCGCGGCGAGGACAACTTCATCCTCGGGATCTGGACGAACGCGGCGTACGCCGCCGCTCTGCTGATCTCCATCGTCGTGCGCTGGCCGCTGATCGGGCTCGCCGCGGGCTACCTGATGGGCGACGGGCTCGCCTGGCGGTCGGTCAAGAGCAGATTCCGGGTGATGCAGGCGCTCACGTTCCTCTGGTTCCTGCTGTTCGCGGCGCGGCTGCTCGTGCAGGTGCCCCTGTACCTGGCGCACACGGACGCGGCGACGAGCGCTCTGGGGCTCGCGAAGCTGCTGATGGGAGTCCCGCTCTACGCGCCTTTGCTGCTCGTGACCTGGTTCGTGGTGAAGGGGCAATTCCCGCGCGAAGCGGCCCGTCCGGCGTAA